One window from the genome of Cricetulus griseus strain 17A/GY chromosome 2, alternate assembly CriGri-PICRH-1.0, whole genome shotgun sequence encodes:
- the Ccdc163 gene encoding transmembrane protein CCDC163 isoform X2 produces MNRSPSWSDQLHAVLNSTDENMARIKSLYPLRVSSTGNLVDTWISPHHLPPQPGAQAHQPWALKTPILGEKLTCTESHSSTSLWDEVIKLRSQLQAQAQVTGALTNAVQGLLKDREQQMNKISTLEASLKLLQEGPKGRALLEQRLEGFRKELQGLRNKVQELVQTQMKTRPGKLSGFHQELQTEHQLLWEESEILREELKLLRDQLSHHQELLLEQIAEGREVQARSWKTLEHLQSDQKGKVQTLEFTRTEAPDAQKEDPYLLRTSVHARQSKLPLATIFAMSVSSSSSEVSLPDCGRSWELLKKLDRELQNTLSNLEPGSSQSHGQSLGQEDLFLQGPRFFQSDL; encoded by the exons ATGAACAGGAGTCCTAGCTGGTCTGATCAGCTTCATGCAGTTCTCAATTCAACTGATGAAAATATGGCCCGGATTAAG AGTTTATATCCTCTTCGAGTTTCCTCTACAG GGAACCTGGTTGACACCTGGATTTCCCCTCATCACTTGCCTCCTCAGCCAGGGGCCCAAGCTCATCAGCCTTGGGCTCTAAAGACTCCCATTCTTGGAGAGAAACTGACCTGCACTGAATCCCACAGCTCAACTTCTCTGTGGGATGAAGTTATTAAACTCCGATCCCAGCTTCAGGCTCAGGCCCAG GTGACTGGGGCTCTAACGAATGCTGTGCAGGGCCTGTTGAAGGATCGGGAACAGCAGATGAACAAGATCAGTACTCTAGAAG CATCATTAAAGTTGCTTCAGGAGGGCCCAAAAGGGAGAGCCCTTTTGGAACAACGCCTGGAAGGGTTTCGAAAAGAACTGCAGGGCCTTCGGAACAAAGTTCAAGAGCTAGTCCAAACCCAAATGAAAACAAGACCAGGGAAGCTCAGTGGCTTTCACCAAGAACTGCAGACTGA GCACCAACTTTTGTGGGAAGAGTCAGAGATTCTTCGGGAGGAACTGAAGTTGCTTCGAGACCAGCTGA GCCATCATCAGGAGTTGCTGCTGGAACAGATTGCTGAAGGACGCGAGGTTCAGGCCCGCAGCTGGAAG ACATTGGAACACCTACAGAGTGACCAGAAAGGCAAGGTTCAGACCTTGGAGTTTACCAGGACAGAGGCCCCTGATGCCCAGAAGGAGGACCCCTACCTCCTCAG GACCTCTGTTCATGCTCGGCAATCTAAGCTGCCTCTGGCCACCATCTTCGCCATGTCTGTTTCTTCATCTAGCTCTGAAGTCAGTCTTCCAGACTGTGGTCGTAGCTGGGAACTTTTAAAGAAACTAGATAGGG AACTCCAGAATACCCTTTCTAACCTGGAACCCGGAAGCTCTCAGTCCCATGGCCAGAGTCTTGGACAAGAGGATCTGTTCCTTCAGGGCCCCAGGTTCTTCCAGAGTGACCTGTAA
- the Ccdc163 gene encoding transmembrane protein CCDC163 isoform X1: MNRSPSWSDQLHAVLNSTDENMARIKQSLYPLRVSSTGNLVDTWISPHHLPPQPGAQAHQPWALKTPILGEKLTCTESHSSTSLWDEVIKLRSQLQAQAQVTGALTNAVQGLLKDREQQMNKISTLEASLKLLQEGPKGRALLEQRLEGFRKELQGLRNKVQELVQTQMKTRPGKLSGFHQELQTEHQLLWEESEILREELKLLRDQLSHHQELLLEQIAEGREVQARSWKTLEHLQSDQKGKVQTLEFTRTEAPDAQKEDPYLLRTSVHARQSKLPLATIFAMSVSSSSSEVSLPDCGRSWELLKKLDRELQNTLSNLEPGSSQSHGQSLGQEDLFLQGPRFFQSDL; this comes from the exons ATGAACAGGAGTCCTAGCTGGTCTGATCAGCTTCATGCAGTTCTCAATTCAACTGATGAAAATATGGCCCGGATTAAG CAGAGTTTATATCCTCTTCGAGTTTCCTCTACAG GGAACCTGGTTGACACCTGGATTTCCCCTCATCACTTGCCTCCTCAGCCAGGGGCCCAAGCTCATCAGCCTTGGGCTCTAAAGACTCCCATTCTTGGAGAGAAACTGACCTGCACTGAATCCCACAGCTCAACTTCTCTGTGGGATGAAGTTATTAAACTCCGATCCCAGCTTCAGGCTCAGGCCCAG GTGACTGGGGCTCTAACGAATGCTGTGCAGGGCCTGTTGAAGGATCGGGAACAGCAGATGAACAAGATCAGTACTCTAGAAG CATCATTAAAGTTGCTTCAGGAGGGCCCAAAAGGGAGAGCCCTTTTGGAACAACGCCTGGAAGGGTTTCGAAAAGAACTGCAGGGCCTTCGGAACAAAGTTCAAGAGCTAGTCCAAACCCAAATGAAAACAAGACCAGGGAAGCTCAGTGGCTTTCACCAAGAACTGCAGACTGA GCACCAACTTTTGTGGGAAGAGTCAGAGATTCTTCGGGAGGAACTGAAGTTGCTTCGAGACCAGCTGA GCCATCATCAGGAGTTGCTGCTGGAACAGATTGCTGAAGGACGCGAGGTTCAGGCCCGCAGCTGGAAG ACATTGGAACACCTACAGAGTGACCAGAAAGGCAAGGTTCAGACCTTGGAGTTTACCAGGACAGAGGCCCCTGATGCCCAGAAGGAGGACCCCTACCTCCTCAG GACCTCTGTTCATGCTCGGCAATCTAAGCTGCCTCTGGCCACCATCTTCGCCATGTCTGTTTCTTCATCTAGCTCTGAAGTCAGTCTTCCAGACTGTGGTCGTAGCTGGGAACTTTTAAAGAAACTAGATAGGG AACTCCAGAATACCCTTTCTAACCTGGAACCCGGAAGCTCTCAGTCCCATGGCCAGAGTCTTGGACAAGAGGATCTGTTCCTTCAGGGCCCCAGGTTCTTCCAGAGTGACCTGTAA
- the Mmachc gene encoding cyanocobalamin reductase / alkylcobalamin dealkylase isoform X1: MERHVAELKLKIEDSLCPFGFEVYPFQVAWYNELLPPAFHLPFPGPTLAFLVLSTPAMFDKALKPFLKSYHLQPLRDPVDQCVSYHLRSVVEKFPELRMEVIADYEVHPNRRPKILAQTAAHVAGAAYYYQRQDVYADPWGTQHIAGVCIHPRFGGWFAIRGVMLLPGTEVPDLPLRKPPDCVPTRAGRIALLEGFNFHWRDWTYRDAVTPEERYSEEQKMYFSTPPAQRLALLGLSQPSEHLSTTSEHPSSMLTKPQDSSRARSWLSPSVSPPVSPGP, translated from the exons ATGGAGCGGCATGTCGCAGAACTGAAGCTGAAGATTGAGGACAGCTTGTGTCCTTTTGGCTTCGAGGTTTACCCCTTCCAG GTGGCATGGTACAAtgaactcctgcctccagctttccACTTGCCCTTCCCAGGACCTACCCTGGCCTTCCTGGTACTCAGCACACCTGCTATGTTTGACAAAGCCCTCAAACCCTTCTTGAAGAGCTACCATCTCCAACCACTGAGAGACCCCGTGGATCAGTGCGTATCCTACCACTTGAGAAGTGTTGTGGAG AAGTTTCCAGAACTGCGAATGGAAGTCATTGCTGACTATGAGGTCCACCCCAACAGGCGCCCTAAGATTCTAGCCCAGACTGCAGCCCATGTGGCAGGTGCTGCTTACTACTATCAACGACAAGATGTCTATGCTGACCCATGGGGGACCCAG CACATAGCAGGTGTGTGCATCCACCCCCGGTTTGGAGGCTGGTTTGCTATCCGAGGGGTAATGTTGCTGCCAGGAACGGAAGTGCCAGATTTGCCACTCAGAAAGCCCCCTGACTGTGTGCCTACAAGAGCTGGCCGCATCGCTCTGCTTGAAGGCTTCAATTTCCATTGGCGTGACTGGACTTATCGGGATGCTGTGACTCCTGAAGAGCGGTACTCCGAAGAACAGAAGATGTACTTTTCCACCCCACCTGCCCAACGTTTGGCCTTATTAGGCTTATCCCAGCCCTCAGAACACCTTAGCACTACATCTGAGCATCCCAGTTCCATGCTTACCAAGCCTCAGGATTCCAGCAGAGCACGAAGCTGGCTTAGCCCCAGTGTCTCACCACCTGTATCCCCAGGCCCTTGA
- the Mmachc gene encoding cyanocobalamin reductase / alkylcobalamin dealkylase isoform X2 — protein MERHVAELKLKIEDSLCPFGFEVYPFQVAWYNELLPPAFHLPFPGPTLAFLVLSTPAMFDKALKPFLKSYHLQPLRDPVDQCVSYHLRSVVEFPELRMEVIADYEVHPNRRPKILAQTAAHVAGAAYYYQRQDVYADPWGTQHIAGVCIHPRFGGWFAIRGVMLLPGTEVPDLPLRKPPDCVPTRAGRIALLEGFNFHWRDWTYRDAVTPEERYSEEQKMYFSTPPAQRLALLGLSQPSEHLSTTSEHPSSMLTKPQDSSRARSWLSPSVSPPVSPGP, from the exons ATGGAGCGGCATGTCGCAGAACTGAAGCTGAAGATTGAGGACAGCTTGTGTCCTTTTGGCTTCGAGGTTTACCCCTTCCAG GTGGCATGGTACAAtgaactcctgcctccagctttccACTTGCCCTTCCCAGGACCTACCCTGGCCTTCCTGGTACTCAGCACACCTGCTATGTTTGACAAAGCCCTCAAACCCTTCTTGAAGAGCTACCATCTCCAACCACTGAGAGACCCCGTGGATCAGTGCGTATCCTACCACTTGAGAAGTGTTGTGGAG TTTCCAGAACTGCGAATGGAAGTCATTGCTGACTATGAGGTCCACCCCAACAGGCGCCCTAAGATTCTAGCCCAGACTGCAGCCCATGTGGCAGGTGCTGCTTACTACTATCAACGACAAGATGTCTATGCTGACCCATGGGGGACCCAG CACATAGCAGGTGTGTGCATCCACCCCCGGTTTGGAGGCTGGTTTGCTATCCGAGGGGTAATGTTGCTGCCAGGAACGGAAGTGCCAGATTTGCCACTCAGAAAGCCCCCTGACTGTGTGCCTACAAGAGCTGGCCGCATCGCTCTGCTTGAAGGCTTCAATTTCCATTGGCGTGACTGGACTTATCGGGATGCTGTGACTCCTGAAGAGCGGTACTCCGAAGAACAGAAGATGTACTTTTCCACCCCACCTGCCCAACGTTTGGCCTTATTAGGCTTATCCCAGCCCTCAGAACACCTTAGCACTACATCTGAGCATCCCAGTTCCATGCTTACCAAGCCTCAGGATTCCAGCAGAGCACGAAGCTGGCTTAGCCCCAGTGTCTCACCACCTGTATCCCCAGGCCCTTGA
- the Mmachc gene encoding cyanocobalamin reductase / alkylcobalamin dealkylase isoform X3, with protein MFDKALKPFLKSYHLQPLRDPVDQCVSYHLRSVVEKFPELRMEVIADYEVHPNRRPKILAQTAAHVAGAAYYYQRQDVYADPWGTQHIAGVCIHPRFGGWFAIRGVMLLPGTEVPDLPLRKPPDCVPTRAGRIALLEGFNFHWRDWTYRDAVTPEERYSEEQKMYFSTPPAQRLALLGLSQPSEHLSTTSEHPSSMLTKPQDSSRARSWLSPSVSPPVSPGP; from the exons ATGTTTGACAAAGCCCTCAAACCCTTCTTGAAGAGCTACCATCTCCAACCACTGAGAGACCCCGTGGATCAGTGCGTATCCTACCACTTGAGAAGTGTTGTGGAG AAGTTTCCAGAACTGCGAATGGAAGTCATTGCTGACTATGAGGTCCACCCCAACAGGCGCCCTAAGATTCTAGCCCAGACTGCAGCCCATGTGGCAGGTGCTGCTTACTACTATCAACGACAAGATGTCTATGCTGACCCATGGGGGACCCAG CACATAGCAGGTGTGTGCATCCACCCCCGGTTTGGAGGCTGGTTTGCTATCCGAGGGGTAATGTTGCTGCCAGGAACGGAAGTGCCAGATTTGCCACTCAGAAAGCCCCCTGACTGTGTGCCTACAAGAGCTGGCCGCATCGCTCTGCTTGAAGGCTTCAATTTCCATTGGCGTGACTGGACTTATCGGGATGCTGTGACTCCTGAAGAGCGGTACTCCGAAGAACAGAAGATGTACTTTTCCACCCCACCTGCCCAACGTTTGGCCTTATTAGGCTTATCCCAGCCCTCAGAACACCTTAGCACTACATCTGAGCATCCCAGTTCCATGCTTACCAAGCCTCAGGATTCCAGCAGAGCACGAAGCTGGCTTAGCCCCAGTGTCTCACCACCTGTATCCCCAGGCCCTTGA